The following are encoded together in the bacterium genome:
- a CDS encoding amidohydrolase, whose protein sequence is MQYDIVSADSHIIEPPDLWEKWLPSEFRKRAPQLTKDEEGGDAWDFHDGGRPMTIGLVTKTRGKSYDQLRWGGSKYDTINQGCFEATARVKEMLEDGVQLEVIYPPQRTMRHFMLDEDKEFHLAGVQGYNDWLAKGFVGKAPQHFVGQAQIPNLGVETAIAEMQRCHKMGLRGVVISSWPSGKPFLDDDCDPFWAEAEKLNVPVSVHISLVHRGQQREQIGNIARKGEAALTGFSAAGLTTMPLIVGETIFWGLFDKFPKLKMVGVECGAGWVPYFLEQMDDRYWRNRGWAKSTLKHQPSEYFRRHWMTTFIVDHYGVQNRHAVGVANMMWSTDYPHHGADWPYSRKVIDEMFLGVPAEERQRILAGNCIELYGLGN, encoded by the coding sequence ATGCAGTACGACATCGTGTCGGCCGATTCGCACATCATCGAACCGCCGGACCTGTGGGAGAAGTGGTTGCCGAGCGAGTTCCGCAAGCGCGCCCCGCAGCTCACCAAGGACGAGGAAGGCGGCGACGCCTGGGACTTTCACGACGGCGGGCGGCCGATGACCATCGGTCTCGTCACCAAGACCCGCGGCAAGAGCTACGACCAACTGCGCTGGGGTGGTTCGAAGTACGACACCATCAACCAGGGCTGCTTCGAAGCGACGGCGCGGGTCAAGGAGATGCTCGAGGACGGCGTCCAGCTCGAGGTCATCTACCCGCCGCAGCGCACCATGCGCCACTTCATGCTCGACGAGGACAAGGAGTTCCACCTCGCCGGCGTGCAGGGCTACAACGACTGGCTCGCCAAGGGCTTCGTCGGCAAGGCGCCGCAACACTTCGTCGGCCAGGCGCAGATCCCCAACCTCGGCGTCGAGACGGCGATCGCGGAGATGCAGCGCTGCCACAAGATGGGCCTGCGCGGCGTCGTCATCTCGAGCTGGCCGTCGGGCAAGCCGTTCCTCGACGACGACTGCGATCCCTTCTGGGCCGAGGCGGAGAAGCTGAACGTCCCGGTGAGCGTGCACATCAGCCTGGTGCACCGCGGCCAGCAGCGCGAGCAGATCGGCAACATCGCCCGCAAGGGCGAGGCGGCGCTCACCGGCTTCAGCGCCGCCGGCCTCACCACCATGCCGCTGATCGTCGGCGAGACCATCTTCTGGGGCCTGTTCGACAAGTTCCCGAAGCTGAAGATGGTCGGGGTCGAGTGCGGCGCCGGCTGGGTGCCGTACTTCCTCGAACAGATGGACGACCGCTACTGGCGCAATCGCGGCTGGGCCAAGAGCACGCTCAAGCACCAGCCGAGCGAGTACTTCCGCCGCCACTGGATGACGACCTTCATCGTCGACCACTACGGGGTCCAGAACCGGCACGCGGTCGGTGTCGCGAACATGATGTGGTCCACCGACTACCCGCACCACGGCGCCGACTGGCCGTACTCGCGCAAAGTCATCGACGAGATGTTCCTCGGCGTCCCGGCGGAGGAGCGGCAGCGCATCCTCGCCGGCAACTGCATCGAGCTGTACGGCCTGGGCAACTGA
- a CDS encoding lipid-transfer protein — MRDSAAIVGIHQTPFAARLGGSDLSLATQAIVAALNDAGLSPRDVDGLVKNAMEETEEHAVARALGIHNLRFFGQVPYGGGATCGMVAQAAMAIAAGLATTVVCWRVRKRASGGRPWAQGGPRIGGDAQFAAPYGLLRPADHVALLMRRHMVERGSSSAQLGAIAVACRAHAARNPLAQKRTPITVADHQASRPVSDPLRLLDCCLESDGAAALVLTAADRARHGPRPPALVRAATQATGAQVGRMLDWNKPFPLESSGRAAADVLYRQAGLGPRDIDCAQIYDSFTPFVLFALEDYGLCPRGEGGRFAADGHLQWPDGDLPVNTHGGSLSEGYIQGMNHVVEAVRQLRGTSTCQLTRVDHVLVTSSTSVPTSALILGRDH; from the coding sequence ATGCGGGACTCCGCCGCCATCGTCGGCATCCATCAGACGCCGTTCGCAGCCCGGCTTGGCGGCAGCGACCTGTCGCTGGCGACGCAGGCGATCGTCGCCGCCCTCAACGACGCCGGGCTGTCGCCGCGCGACGTCGACGGACTGGTGAAGAACGCCATGGAGGAGACCGAGGAGCACGCGGTCGCCCGCGCCCTCGGCATCCACAACCTGCGCTTCTTCGGCCAGGTGCCGTACGGCGGCGGCGCCACCTGCGGCATGGTGGCGCAGGCGGCGATGGCGATCGCCGCGGGGCTGGCGACCACCGTCGTCTGCTGGCGGGTGCGCAAGCGCGCTTCCGGCGGACGGCCATGGGCGCAGGGCGGCCCGCGCATCGGCGGCGACGCGCAGTTCGCCGCTCCGTACGGCCTGCTGCGGCCGGCGGATCACGTCGCCCTGTTGATGCGCCGCCACATGGTCGAGCGCGGCAGCAGCAGCGCCCAGCTCGGCGCCATCGCCGTCGCCTGCCGCGCCCATGCGGCGCGCAATCCGTTGGCGCAGAAGCGCACGCCGATCACGGTCGCCGATCACCAGGCGTCGCGACCGGTGAGCGACCCGCTGCGTCTGCTCGACTGCTGCCTCGAATCCGACGGCGCCGCGGCGCTGGTGCTGACGGCCGCCGACCGCGCCCGCCACGGCCCGCGGCCGCCGGCGCTGGTGCGTGCCGCGACCCAGGCGACCGGCGCCCAGGTCGGGCGCATGCTCGACTGGAACAAGCCCTTCCCGCTCGAGTCCTCGGGCCGCGCCGCGGCCGACGTGCTCTATCGTCAGGCGGGACTCGGCCCGCGCGACATCGACTGCGCCCAGATCTACGACTCCTTCACCCCGTTCGTGCTCTTCGCGCTCGAGGACTACGGCCTCTGCCCGCGCGGCGAGGGCGGTCGCTTCGCCGCCGACGGCCACCTGCAGTGGCCCGACGGCGACCTGCCGGTCAACACCCACGGCGGCTCGCTCTCCGAAGGCTACATCCAGGGCATGAACCACGTGGTCGAAGCGGTGCGGCAGTTGCGCGGCACCTCCACCTGCCAACTGACGCGCGTCGATCACGTGCTGGTCACCAGCTCGACCAGCGTCCCCACCAGCGCGCTCATCCTCGGCCGCGACCACTGA